One Gloeobacter morelensis MG652769 DNA window includes the following coding sequences:
- a CDS encoding serpin family protein, with protein sequence MKNDAPGRPFRRSTLLRWGLALALFGSGVLRAGAQEKSAVKMLSDAQTRFGFRLLAALYSQAADQNVVISPLSIVLALTMAYNGAGGSTRTAMAQTLTFGNLEDEAINQGSAELVQALQAAPTSKVLIANSLWSQKGIALQPAFVRQAEQYFQARVEELNLAEPRSAERINRWVAEKTEHKIEQIVSPAALQDALVVLMNAVYFKADWQEAFDKSATRKRPFKLGDGRQKSHPLMSKQGRFDYYETDEFQAVRLPYKDDFLGMYVFLPKADPAVFYRQLSAENWQQWLGPRTFARRPGELVLPRFQVRYEAQLKQTLSALGLGIAFSGRADFTRMVREPALISEVIHKTFVDVNEEGTEAAAATGAIVARTSAVTTPPFRMVVDRPFFFAIQDNRTGTLLFVGAIADPMG encoded by the coding sequence ATGAAAAACGATGCTCCAGGCCGGCCTTTCCGGCGTTCAACCCTGCTGCGGTGGGGATTGGCTTTGGCTCTATTCGGTTCGGGTGTGCTGCGGGCCGGTGCCCAGGAGAAGTCGGCCGTGAAGATGCTCAGCGACGCACAGACCCGTTTCGGTTTTCGGCTTTTGGCGGCCCTGTACAGCCAAGCCGCCGACCAGAATGTCGTGATTTCTCCCTTGAGCATTGTCCTGGCGCTCACCATGGCTTACAACGGTGCAGGCGGCTCCACCCGCACCGCCATGGCGCAAACCCTCACCTTTGGCAACCTGGAGGATGAAGCGATCAATCAGGGTTCGGCCGAACTCGTCCAGGCCCTGCAAGCAGCGCCTACATCCAAGGTGCTGATCGCCAACTCGCTGTGGTCCCAGAAGGGTATCGCTCTGCAACCGGCCTTTGTCCGCCAGGCCGAGCAGTACTTTCAGGCGCGGGTGGAGGAACTGAATTTGGCCGAGCCGCGCTCCGCCGAGCGCATCAACCGCTGGGTGGCCGAAAAAACCGAGCACAAAATCGAGCAAATCGTCTCCCCGGCTGCGCTGCAAGACGCGCTGGTGGTACTGATGAACGCGGTCTACTTCAAGGCGGACTGGCAGGAGGCCTTCGACAAATCCGCCACCCGCAAGCGACCGTTCAAGCTCGGGGACGGCCGGCAGAAGAGCCATCCGCTGATGAGCAAGCAGGGCCGCTTCGATTACTACGAAACCGACGAATTCCAGGCGGTGCGGCTGCCCTACAAAGACGATTTTCTAGGAATGTACGTCTTTTTGCCCAAGGCAGACCCGGCGGTCTTCTATCGGCAATTGTCCGCTGAGAACTGGCAGCAATGGCTGGGTCCGCGCACTTTTGCCCGTCGGCCCGGAGAACTGGTCCTGCCCCGCTTTCAGGTGCGCTATGAAGCGCAACTCAAACAGACTCTGAGCGCCTTGGGCCTAGGTATTGCTTTTAGCGGCCGGGCCGACTTCACACGGATGGTCCGCGAACCGGCATTGATCTCCGAGGTAATCCACAAGACCTTCGTCGATGTCAACGAAGAGGGCACCGAGGCGGCGGCGGCCACCGGCGCAATCGTGGCGCGCACCTCCGCTGTCACCACACCACCGTTTCGGATGGTGGTCGATCGCCCGTTTTTCTTTGCCATCCAGGACAATCGCACCGGAACGCTGCTGTTTGTAGGAGCAATTGCCGACCCGATGGGTTGA
- the grrA gene encoding GrrA/OscA1 family cyclophane-containing rSAM-modified RiPP, protein MKVSNGISLVGFFLALSGLKAPEVQAIVYPQETVPRTVEGRLARIAGALAECSHGLDGQQLPVLDLLAFGFANRAGGGGFGNVGSRYGGGVGFANRAGPGAFVNARPSWRNGWADGGSFYNRYYPNGAPGWYN, encoded by the coding sequence GTGAAAGTCAGTAATGGAATCAGCCTGGTCGGTTTCTTTCTGGCGCTTTCCGGCCTGAAAGCTCCTGAAGTGCAGGCAATTGTCTACCCACAAGAAACGGTCCCACGGACGGTCGAGGGGCGCCTCGCCCGGATTGCAGGCGCGCTCGCCGAATGCTCCCACGGGCTTGATGGACAGCAGCTGCCGGTTCTGGATCTCCTCGCGTTTGGCTTTGCCAACCGGGCCGGGGGCGGAGGATTTGGCAACGTGGGCAGCCGCTACGGCGGCGGGGTCGGTTTTGCCAACCGGGCCGGACCAGGAGCTTTTGTCAATGCCCGTCCGAGCTGGCGCAACGGCTGGGCGGACGGCGGCAGCTTCTACAACCGTTACTATCCCAATGGTGCACCGGGATGGTACAACTGA
- the grrM gene encoding cyclophane-forming radical SAM/SPASM peptide maturase GrrM/OscB gives MVQLTDSCNAPAEFEDFGPIKLVVIQPTSYCNLDCDYCYLHERHLSNCLPLELVEPIFKTIFTSCFLGSEFTVCWHAGEPLTVSLSYFQEAYRRIAEANRRFNTRNCHVSHSVQTNGTLIHQAWCDFFKEHHFHVGVSLDGPAFLHDAHRKTRKGTGTHAAAMRGIAYLQKNAIPYSVICVLTHDSLDYPDEIFAFFRDHGIYEVAFNMEETEGANRYSSLNARGTLERYRAFIERFWWLVAESQGLVKLREFESVCSLIYTGERLLASDMNHPFAIVNIDWQGNFATFDPELLSVDIAPYGKFILGNVLTDSFEAACRTEKFGRIWKDIACGLHLCRERCEYFGLCGGGAASNKYWENGAFASAQTMACRLRSQIVTDVVITQLESSLGLAGSPPATIADSP, from the coding sequence ATGGTACAACTGACGGATTCTTGCAACGCGCCTGCAGAGTTTGAAGATTTTGGCCCGATCAAATTGGTGGTCATCCAGCCTACTTCCTACTGCAACCTCGACTGCGACTACTGCTATCTGCACGAGCGACACCTGAGCAATTGTCTACCACTCGAACTTGTCGAACCCATTTTTAAAACTATCTTTACCAGTTGCTTTCTGGGTTCAGAGTTTACTGTCTGTTGGCACGCCGGGGAGCCCCTGACAGTCTCACTCAGCTATTTTCAGGAAGCCTACCGTCGTATTGCCGAGGCAAATCGCCGCTTCAACACCCGCAATTGTCATGTCTCCCACTCGGTTCAGACCAACGGCACGCTGATTCATCAAGCCTGGTGCGACTTTTTTAAAGAGCACCATTTTCACGTCGGTGTGAGCCTCGACGGGCCGGCGTTTCTACACGATGCCCACCGCAAGACCCGCAAAGGTACAGGTACCCACGCCGCCGCGATGCGCGGCATCGCGTATTTGCAAAAAAACGCCATTCCCTACAGCGTCATCTGCGTACTGACGCACGATTCTCTAGATTACCCCGATGAAATTTTCGCATTTTTCAGAGATCACGGTATCTACGAAGTCGCCTTTAACATGGAGGAGACCGAAGGCGCCAATCGGTACTCCTCCCTGAACGCCCGCGGCACGCTTGAACGCTACCGCGCCTTTATCGAACGATTCTGGTGGCTGGTAGCTGAGAGCCAGGGTCTGGTGAAGCTGCGGGAATTCGAATCGGTCTGCAGCCTGATCTACACCGGGGAGCGTCTGCTGGCAAGCGACATGAACCACCCCTTTGCCATCGTCAATATCGACTGGCAGGGCAACTTCGCAACGTTCGATCCTGAGTTGCTTTCAGTCGATATCGCTCCCTACGGCAAGTTTATCTTAGGCAATGTCCTGACCGATTCTTTTGAAGCCGCGTGCCGGACGGAGAAGTTCGGACGGATCTGGAAAGATATCGCCTGCGGCTTGCATTTGTGCCGGGAGCGGTGCGAATATTTTGGCCTTTGCGGCGGCGGAGCGGCCAGTAACAAGTACTGGGAAAACGGCGCGTTCGCATCGGCGCAGACGATGGCTTGCCGCCTGCGCTCCCAGATTGTCACCGATGTGGTGATTACCCAGTTGGAAAGCTCCCTTGGGCTGGCCGGCAGCCCGCCTGCCACCATCGCAGATTCACCCTGA
- the grrP gene encoding extracellular substrate binding-like orphan protein GrrP → MLQKLSVAITAGALLAASALPGSAETVLEKVARTGILSAGLQMDLVPYAYLDDKDNLVGHSVDLIAALRGTLSQYLKRDIVLDFEEVKSADRIPKVVGREVDIVCDSVFYTWERDRFVDYSLTYAITGIRLLVKKDSALGTPQSLSGKRIVAGANSPAEQTIRAVQPQVVPVAFATIPEAYRALVEGKVDAVAGDSIALAGFRATLPKPDDFKIVPQEAYSRYGVACITPEDNSKFLDLVNYTIVSGMQGYIDGDPAAAEKVDRWFGPDGLVKTDPKVIRDFYQQVIDMREQVQLAK, encoded by the coding sequence ATGCTCCAAAAACTTTCGGTTGCGATCACCGCAGGCGCGCTTCTAGCCGCCTCGGCCCTACCCGGCTCTGCGGAGACGGTGCTTGAAAAGGTGGCGCGCACGGGCATTCTGAGTGCGGGTCTGCAGATGGATCTGGTGCCCTATGCTTATCTCGACGACAAAGACAATCTGGTGGGCCACTCGGTCGATCTGATTGCAGCGCTGCGCGGGACGCTTTCGCAATACCTCAAAAGGGACATCGTTCTCGATTTCGAAGAAGTCAAATCGGCGGATCGCATCCCCAAAGTGGTCGGCCGCGAGGTCGACATCGTCTGCGACAGCGTCTTCTATACCTGGGAGCGCGACCGCTTCGTCGATTATTCCCTCACCTACGCGATCACCGGTATCCGGCTTTTGGTCAAAAAAGACAGCGCTCTGGGCACACCGCAATCGCTTAGCGGCAAGCGGATCGTCGCCGGGGCCAATTCCCCCGCCGAGCAGACGATCCGCGCGGTGCAACCGCAGGTGGTCCCTGTGGCTTTTGCGACAATCCCGGAAGCCTATCGGGCGCTTGTCGAGGGCAAAGTCGACGCGGTCGCCGGCGACAGCATCGCCCTGGCCGGCTTTCGAGCCACCCTTCCAAAACCCGACGACTTCAAGATCGTGCCCCAGGAGGCCTACAGCCGCTACGGCGTTGCCTGCATCACACCGGAGGACAATTCCAAGTTTTTAGATCTGGTCAATTACACGATTGTCTCGGGTATGCAGGGCTATATCGACGGCGATCCCGCAGCGGCTGAAAAAGTCGACCGCTGGTTCGGCCCTGACGGTCTGGTCAAAACCGATCCAAAAGTGATCCGCGATTTTTACCAGCAAGTCATCGACATGCGCGAGCAGGTGCAGCTCGCCAAGTGA
- a CDS encoding TonB-dependent receptor: MRGIVLVSLAVWLLTWPAGAEHAQDLRPQAASGAKALLAQQGLGALRPLEGFADTRLNQPLYAPFRREGTLKEASRPAYVITRRQIEAQGARTVQEALRYLPGVLSDGTAGTQLGALSSQFIRGSNSSQVLVLLDGRPINDLGFFGGYDLSELTTDTVERVEVVPGGGSTLYGSDAVGGVINIVSRTPAERPSTTLKAAVGSFGLNEQSLQTSGRSGVVGWRVDYNRLQANNRFPFEIPSVGFTGSRENADVTYNNFGARLEVDLSDRSVLSASVLSQNKDLGVPGGVPIPIPGSVGQFNTLTTDARQFTNNWLADLGLRAKLGLGEDSLFTARVFADFLNYRYDAPLSQGARDEIRRRSWGAQVQHTWRVSPEHNLTYGLDYRTVSAFNSTYLYSPAATNVNYDGQVGQGALFARDEIALGEDLKLNLGLRQDVSGLAKGSFTSPSAGVRWQVGEDTALRANYARSFRAPLLSDLYFKLRGFFTVDGNPDLRPEQGDSYDIGIDQKIGEATLVRLTYFANTVADTIAFTFTGPASGSYTNLGLVRTTGIEASAEVQLAPSWYLSLNFTGTEPRILADANPANVGKELSFRGADSFNASLAYESPGGWFAGLFLHSVGRFFTDNANSEALGGYTTTDLKLRLPITDNLNFNAQVNNLFNQQYQVYPGYPGVGINLRTGLSWTI, from the coding sequence GTGCGTGGCATTGTCTTGGTGTCCCTGGCGGTCTGGCTATTGACATGGCCTGCCGGGGCAGAACATGCGCAGGATTTGCGCCCCCAGGCCGCCTCGGGGGCAAAGGCTCTATTGGCCCAGCAGGGGTTGGGAGCGCTCAGGCCGCTCGAAGGCTTCGCCGATACCCGGCTCAACCAACCGCTCTACGCCCCATTTCGCCGCGAAGGGACGCTCAAAGAAGCGAGCCGTCCCGCCTATGTGATCACCCGCCGGCAAATCGAGGCGCAGGGGGCACGCACGGTGCAGGAGGCACTCCGGTATCTGCCCGGGGTGCTCAGCGACGGCACCGCCGGCACGCAGCTGGGGGCGCTCAGCTCCCAGTTCATCCGCGGCTCCAACAGTTCCCAGGTGCTCGTACTGCTCGACGGCAGGCCGATCAACGACCTGGGCTTTTTCGGCGGCTACGACCTGTCGGAACTGACCACCGATACAGTCGAGCGCGTCGAGGTGGTGCCCGGCGGCGGTTCGACCCTCTACGGCTCCGACGCAGTGGGCGGGGTGATCAACATCGTCAGCCGCACTCCCGCCGAGCGGCCGAGCACGACCCTCAAAGCCGCCGTAGGCAGCTTCGGCCTCAACGAGCAAAGCTTGCAGACCAGTGGCCGCAGCGGGGTGGTCGGTTGGCGCGTCGACTACAACCGCCTCCAGGCGAACAACCGCTTTCCGTTCGAGATCCCCTCGGTAGGATTTACGGGAAGTCGTGAGAATGCCGACGTTACCTACAACAATTTTGGAGCCCGGCTGGAGGTGGATCTGAGCGACCGGTCGGTGCTCAGTGCAAGCGTTCTTTCGCAAAACAAAGACCTGGGGGTACCGGGCGGGGTACCTATCCCGATACCGGGCAGCGTCGGCCAGTTCAACACCCTCACCACCGACGCCCGCCAGTTCACCAACAACTGGCTTGCGGATCTGGGTCTGCGTGCCAAGCTCGGGCTGGGCGAAGATTCGCTTTTCACCGCGAGAGTGTTTGCCGATTTTCTCAACTACCGCTACGACGCACCGCTAAGCCAGGGTGCGCGCGATGAGATCCGCCGCCGCTCCTGGGGGGCACAGGTGCAACACACCTGGCGGGTGAGCCCTGAGCACAATCTGACTTACGGTCTGGATTACCGTACCGTCTCAGCCTTCAACTCGACGTACCTGTATTCGCCGGCTGCCACCAACGTCAACTACGACGGCCAGGTGGGCCAGGGGGCGCTCTTTGCGCGCGACGAGATTGCCCTGGGAGAAGATCTCAAGCTCAACCTCGGGCTGCGCCAGGACGTGAGCGGCCTGGCCAAAGGCTCGTTCACTTCGCCAAGTGCCGGGGTGCGCTGGCAGGTGGGCGAAGATACGGCATTGCGGGCCAATTACGCCCGCAGCTTTCGCGCGCCGCTGCTGTCGGATCTCTACTTCAAGTTGCGCGGCTTTTTCACCGTCGACGGCAATCCGGACCTCAGACCCGAGCAGGGAGACAGCTACGACATCGGCATCGACCAGAAAATCGGCGAAGCCACCCTGGTGCGCCTCACCTATTTCGCCAATACCGTAGCCGACACGATCGCGTTTACCTTTACCGGTCCCGCCTCGGGCTCCTACACCAACCTCGGCCTGGTGCGCACCACCGGCATCGAGGCGAGTGCCGAGGTGCAACTGGCCCCATCGTGGTACCTCTCGCTCAATTTCACAGGCACCGAACCGCGTATCCTCGCTGATGCCAACCCGGCCAACGTCGGTAAGGAACTGAGCTTTCGCGGGGCCGACAGCTTCAACGCCTCGCTCGCCTACGAGTCGCCAGGGGGCTGGTTCGCGGGTCTATTTCTCCACAGCGTCGGCCGATTTTTTACCGACAACGCCAACAGCGAAGCCTTGGGCGGTTACACGACCACCGACTTGAAGCTGCGCTTGCCGATCACCGACAACTTGAACTTCAATGCCCAAGTGAACAACCTGTTCAACCAGCAGTACCAGGTCTACCCGGGCTATCCGGGGGTGGGGATCAACTTGCGCACCGGCTTGAGCTGGACGATTTGA
- a CDS encoding (2Fe-2S) ferredoxin domain-containing protein codes for MSTTFERRVQPLGRTTYESQPSGWTHEYEDFDSRLDVVGPLLYTLFKERWREVQLGYVVEGGVFELEMPAPPKLCVLYDGYLTVVSESWHVHLCVASCRGGPERKTPPELTERRQLSRAAFYRFLDPGGEPKGWGIQFWNGWGEKLMSIFLPNPYLGEDDDLLPEGKARFEKLGLYDELRAIYVLGTRPIPFEDNPLKRPYLAVCTSSRCNPSRRWQPVAEALRTALAEAGLSIKVIEAPCLQVCKLGPIVYHSGDDTWYTRVTPAAAGRIVEAHCGRGQALAEHRYPCVQNVDHHPKEQL; via the coding sequence ATGAGCACCACATTTGAACGCCGGGTCCAACCGTTGGGACGCACGACCTACGAAAGCCAGCCTTCCGGCTGGACGCACGAGTACGAAGATTTCGACAGCCGCCTCGATGTGGTCGGGCCGCTGCTGTACACACTCTTTAAGGAGCGCTGGCGGGAAGTGCAACTGGGCTACGTCGTCGAAGGGGGCGTCTTCGAGCTGGAAATGCCCGCACCGCCCAAGTTGTGCGTCCTTTACGACGGCTATCTGACGGTGGTGAGCGAGTCGTGGCACGTCCATCTGTGCGTGGCATCCTGCCGCGGCGGACCGGAGCGCAAGACCCCACCCGAGCTGACCGAGCGGCGGCAACTGAGCCGGGCGGCCTTCTACCGCTTTCTTGATCCCGGGGGCGAACCAAAAGGTTGGGGCATCCAGTTCTGGAATGGCTGGGGCGAAAAACTGATGAGTATCTTTTTGCCCAACCCCTACCTGGGCGAGGACGATGACCTGCTGCCGGAGGGCAAGGCCCGCTTCGAAAAACTCGGTCTCTACGACGAATTGCGGGCTATCTATGTGCTGGGCACCCGCCCGATCCCCTTTGAAGACAATCCTCTGAAGCGCCCCTATCTGGCGGTGTGCACCTCCAGCCGCTGCAACCCCTCGCGGCGCTGGCAGCCGGTGGCCGAGGCGCTGCGCACGGCGCTGGCCGAGGCCGGTTTGTCCATCAAGGTGATCGAAGCGCCCTGTCTGCAGGTGTGCAAACTCGGCCCGATCGTCTACCACTCCGGCGATGACACCTGGTATACCCGCGTCACCCCGGCGGCGGCTGGACGCATCGTCGAAGCACACTGCGGTCGGGGACAAGCGCTCGCCGAGCACCGCTATCCCTGCGTCCAAAACGTTGATCACCACCCTAAGGAACAACTATGA
- a CDS encoding TonB-dependent siderophore receptor yields the protein MQPRLLAANLALALATVACLDWVAHAQPAAEPRAAQLGPVLRPTAPSADPTAPTDLDPVFVRGERSYRVEDAGTATKLDLPLRDIPQSIQVIPRQVIEDRQVLRINELADNVAGVQQFTGFGGVSTPSFQVRGFNLFGEHLRNGFRDFGLISPQEMANIERVEFLKGPAAVLYGSSGSFGAGTGLINVVTKKPVPIARTGAELVFGSYSFYRGTLDIGGPLTANASLSYRLNAAYENDAGFKDFGRSESVFVAPALAWKIDERTDLNLAYEYQRFNNRFQQAFPLEVEFLDLPPNRFLGEPAFDQGKTDSNALTAVLEHRFAEGWKFRQGFNMTLLKYDNRQTFPFFLLPDRRTLPRLPLLDNEGNENYALQNEIFGKFDTGSIQHNVLFGVELSRYRYRSDVFAATAFDEIDIYNPVYGDLPTAFVPFALSETGSDNIGVYLQDFVELTPNLKLLAGVRYDYVYSLIRDRLSSLLENQQYLNNFSPRAGLVWQPGDTTSLYFSYSTAFVPQFNTRTRGNTQLRPTTGRQFEFGVKQDLIPGQLSANLAFFDITRQNVVRADLENPLFGVQTGEQKSRGIELDITGRILPGWNVIATYALTDAYVSRDDIVPVGDRLFNTPLNRATLWTTYFFARESSLAGLGLGLGLYYAGQKEASLPNTFELPAVLRADAAIYYAFGNYRLAVNFKNLTSVRDYTTEGLGLYPNPPLTVLGTLSLQF from the coding sequence ATGCAACCGAGATTGCTCGCCGCAAATCTGGCGCTGGCGCTGGCCACCGTCGCCTGTCTCGATTGGGTTGCCCACGCCCAGCCCGCTGCCGAGCCGCGTGCCGCTCAACTGGGACCGGTGCTGAGGCCCACCGCACCGTCGGCCGACCCGACCGCGCCCACCGACCTCGATCCGGTGTTTGTCAGAGGCGAGCGCAGCTACCGGGTCGAAGACGCCGGCACGGCCACCAAGCTCGATCTGCCCCTGCGGGACATTCCCCAGTCGATCCAGGTCATCCCCCGCCAGGTGATCGAAGACCGGCAGGTGCTGCGCATCAACGAACTGGCTGACAACGTCGCGGGGGTGCAGCAATTCACCGGTTTCGGGGGCGTCTCGACGCCGAGCTTTCAAGTGCGGGGTTTCAACCTGTTCGGGGAGCACCTGCGCAACGGCTTTCGCGACTTTGGGCTGATTAGCCCACAGGAGATGGCCAATATCGAGCGCGTCGAATTTCTCAAAGGACCGGCGGCGGTGCTCTATGGCTCCAGCGGCAGCTTCGGCGCCGGCACGGGGCTCATCAACGTTGTCACCAAAAAGCCGGTGCCGATTGCGCGCACCGGGGCGGAACTGGTCTTCGGCAGCTACAGCTTCTACCGGGGGACCCTGGATATCGGCGGACCGCTCACGGCCAACGCTTCGCTGTCGTACCGCCTCAATGCCGCCTACGAGAACGACGCCGGGTTCAAAGACTTTGGCCGCAGTGAGAGCGTCTTTGTCGCCCCGGCCCTCGCCTGGAAGATCGACGAGCGCACGGATTTGAACCTAGCGTACGAGTACCAGCGTTTCAACAACCGATTCCAGCAGGCTTTCCCGCTTGAAGTCGAGTTTTTGGATTTGCCCCCCAACCGATTTTTGGGCGAGCCGGCCTTCGATCAGGGCAAGACCGATTCCAATGCGCTTACCGCCGTGCTCGAACACCGCTTCGCTGAGGGGTGGAAGTTTCGGCAGGGCTTCAATATGACCCTGCTCAAATACGACAACCGCCAGACCTTTCCGTTTTTTCTGCTGCCGGATAGGCGCACGTTGCCCCGCCTGCCGCTACTGGATAACGAAGGCAACGAAAATTATGCCTTGCAAAACGAGATTTTTGGCAAGTTCGACACCGGCTCGATCCAGCACAATGTACTGTTTGGTGTCGAACTGTCCCGCTACCGCTACCGCTCCGACGTGTTTGCCGCCACGGCGTTCGACGAGATCGACATCTACAACCCGGTCTACGGCGATTTGCCGACCGCATTTGTCCCGTTTGCTCTCTCCGAGACCGGCTCCGACAATATCGGGGTCTACCTGCAGGACTTTGTCGAGCTCACCCCAAATCTGAAGCTGCTCGCGGGCGTGCGCTACGACTACGTCTATTCACTTATCCGTGACCGGCTGAGCAGCCTGCTCGAAAACCAGCAATATTTGAACAACTTCTCGCCGCGCGCAGGGCTCGTCTGGCAGCCGGGCGATACGACCTCGTTGTACTTCAGCTATTCGACCGCTTTTGTGCCTCAGTTCAACACCCGCACCCGCGGGAACACGCAGTTGCGGCCTACCACGGGCCGTCAGTTCGAATTCGGCGTCAAGCAAGATCTCATCCCCGGCCAACTCTCGGCCAACCTGGCGTTCTTCGACATCACCCGCCAGAATGTGGTGCGCGCCGACCTGGAAAATCCCCTGTTCGGCGTGCAGACCGGCGAGCAAAAAAGCCGCGGTATCGAACTGGACATCACCGGCCGGATCTTGCCCGGCTGGAATGTGATTGCCACCTACGCTCTGACCGACGCCTACGTCAGCCGCGACGACATCGTCCCGGTGGGCGACCGGCTGTTCAACACGCCGCTCAACCGGGCGACATTGTGGACGACGTACTTCTTCGCGCGCGAGTCGAGCCTGGCGGGGTTGGGTCTAGGTCTGGGGCTCTACTACGCAGGCCAAAAGGAGGCGTCGTTGCCCAATACCTTCGAGCTGCCCGCCGTGCTGCGGGCGGATGCGGCGATCTATTACGCCTTTGGCAACTACCGGCTTGCGGTCAACTTCAAAAACCTCACCAGCGTCAGAGATTACACCACCGAGGGGCTGGGCCTCTACCCAAACCCGCCGCTGACGGTCCTGGGCACGCTATCGCTGCAGTTTTGA
- a CDS encoding DJ-1/PfpI family protein, whose product MSRLLDQSSGGAGRECSLTRRALLGAAALGALGATAGEAASPVMPEPGKQPTRIAMLVYPGFTLLDLVGPHTIFTGMMHTDIQLVWKTKSAVESDTGVTIQSTATFEECPDDLDILFAPGGSLPTVELMDDARVTDFLARKGERARWVTSVCTGSLLLGAAGLLKGYRATSHWVVRDVLAEMGARPVEARVVEDRNRITAGGVTAGIDFGLRLAAKLRGEEYAKALQLAYEYDPEPPFAAGSPRKAGEQVTRFVRDFYASYTTQARAAAQRAQIRLARETVK is encoded by the coding sequence ATGAGCCGACTTTTAGATCAATCTTCGGGGGGTGCTGGGCGGGAGTGCTCGCTCACGCGCCGAGCCCTGCTCGGGGCGGCTGCCCTGGGCGCTCTTGGCGCCACCGCGGGCGAGGCGGCATCTCCCGTCATGCCCGAGCCGGGCAAGCAACCGACGCGGATCGCCATGCTCGTCTATCCGGGCTTCACGTTGCTCGACCTGGTCGGCCCCCACACGATTTTCACCGGCATGATGCATACTGACATCCAGCTGGTCTGGAAAACGAAGAGCGCCGTCGAGAGCGACACTGGCGTCACTATCCAGTCGACCGCCACTTTCGAAGAATGCCCGGACGACCTCGATATTCTCTTTGCCCCCGGTGGATCACTGCCGACGGTGGAATTGATGGACGACGCGCGCGTCACCGACTTTTTGGCGCGCAAGGGCGAACGCGCCCGCTGGGTGACCAGCGTGTGTACCGGATCGCTGTTATTGGGGGCTGCCGGTTTGCTCAAGGGCTACCGGGCAACTTCGCACTGGGTGGTGCGCGATGTGCTCGCGGAAATGGGTGCGCGACCGGTGGAAGCGCGGGTGGTGGAGGATCGTAACCGGATCACCGCCGGTGGGGTCACAGCCGGGATCGATTTTGGCCTGCGCCTTGCTGCGAAGCTGCGGGGGGAGGAGTACGCAAAGGCGCTCCAGTTGGCCTACGAGTACGATCCCGAACCGCCCTTTGCTGCCGGGTCACCACGCAAAGCGGGCGAGCAGGTGACCCGATTCGTCCGCGACTTCTACGCCTCCTACACGACCCAGGCCAGAGCCGCCGCGCAGCGGGCGCAAATTCGCCTGGCCAGAGAAACGGTCAAATAG
- a CDS encoding class I SAM-dependent methyltransferase, with the protein MIRWVSAFLAGHPDGIVVEIGCGLNTRFERVDNGRVIWFDLDLPDAMALRERFFEPTDRRRFIAASALDPAWVEIVNSAGPRPVLFVTEAVLIHLNEVQVRQFFALVADHFAGALLVFDSMAPSAAKNQHRHEVMRYYKARFQWGIRDIRSIMALLRRQIAAVASLGDYASEYHLKKVLLETEERAFHLAHYLADDSLVLDLKLSAAHAG; encoded by the coding sequence TTGATTCGGTGGGTGAGCGCCTTTCTGGCCGGTCACCCGGACGGGATCGTCGTCGAAATCGGCTGTGGGCTCAACACGCGCTTCGAGCGGGTGGACAACGGCCGGGTCATCTGGTTCGACCTCGATTTGCCCGACGCGATGGCGCTGCGCGAGCGCTTTTTTGAACCGACCGACCGCCGCCGGTTCATCGCTGCCTCCGCCCTGGATCCCGCTTGGGTGGAAATTGTCAATAGCGCGGGGCCAAGGCCCGTGCTCTTCGTGACCGAGGCGGTGCTGATTCATCTGAACGAGGTGCAGGTGCGCCAATTTTTCGCACTGGTGGCCGATCACTTTGCTGGAGCTTTGCTCGTCTTCGACTCGATGGCGCCCTCGGCAGCCAAAAACCAGCACCGCCACGAGGTGATGCGCTACTACAAAGCCCGCTTTCAGTGGGGTATCCGCGACATCCGCTCCATTATGGCGCTGTTGCGCCGGCAGATCGCAGCGGTTGCCAGCCTCGGGGACTACGCGAGCGAGTACCATCTCAAAAAAGTGCTGCTGGAGACGGAGGAGCGGGCCTTTCACCTGGCACACTACCTGGCCGACGACAGCCTGGTGCTGGACCTGAAGCTGTCGGCCGCGCACGCCGGGTAA